The following DNA comes from Papaver somniferum cultivar HN1 unplaced genomic scaffold, ASM357369v1 unplaced-scaffold_128, whole genome shotgun sequence.
ACTTGTCATTATGCCCACTAGCACTTCCATAGACATATTCCGCATTAGAGGTTTTAGATGTACCCACTCTCTCAATAAACCTTTCCTGGTGAAGTCCATATTTGTCACTTTGCCCACTAGTGCCAAAAACATAATCTCCAGTAGAAGCTTTAGATGCGCCCGCTCTCTCACTAGATGACATAGGTTGCGAATACAAGAGAGAATTAAATGTTCCGAACATGTTATTGCTGTGGTCATGGATCTCACCCAACTTATTTGCAGCTGTAGCATAATTATTCTGCTGCTTATCATAATATCCATCAGCCAAAGTTTCATTCAATTTATCAGCCCCACCACCTTGTTTGCTATATGAAGAAGCCAGATGTAATCCCCAATTGGATTTGGCAGTGGAAGTTTCTGAGACGGATTCTGTAGCTGGCGTGCAACTAGGAGCTTCAACATTCATCTCGTCAAAGTAAGATTTGGCATTCAAATTTCTCAGAACGGAATCCTTAAATGGTGCACAATGAGGGGGGGCCTCAGCACTCAATCCACCGTAATTAAATTTGGCACTTGAATTTCCTGGAATAGAGCCAGTAAATGCTGTGATATGAGGAGAAGCTTCGTGATTCATCTCATATCTGGCACCAAAAATTCCTTGAACGGGATACCTTATAGGAGCACTTTGAGGAACACCGACATACACATCCTCATGATCAGATTTGGCATTTAACATTCCTAAAAAAGAATCAGTAGTTGCACTCTCAGGAGCTCCAACATTGACCGCATCAAGTTTACGTTTTGCCTCAAAAGTTGCTGAAATAGGATCTGTAACTCGTGTGCTGTGAAGAGCTTCACCGCTAATTTTTCCATCGCAATAACTGGCATCTGCAGCCACAGGAACAGATTCATTAACCGGTACATTATGAGGAGCTTCAACACTCACCAGATCACAGTTAGGTCTGGGAATCCGATCTTCGCAAATAGAATCCATGTCTAGTGTATTATAGTAGGGAGCGTCCACATTCATCTTGTCCTGGTTGGATTTGCCACTATGAGAATCAGTAACAGGAATATTATGAGGAGCTTCATCACTAGCCCTGTCACTGTCACGTTTGCAAATAAGAGTTTCAGGAGCAATATCCATGTCTGGTGTACCATAACAAGGAGCTTCCACATTCATCTCGTCAAGGTTAGATTTAGCACTACCAGGTCCTCGAACAAAATCCCTATCTGGTATATTATTTGGAGCTTCACCATTCCTTTCACCATAGTTATATCGCGCATTGTGTGTTTCAGGAGCAGAAGCTTCAACGTCCATCCCCTCAAGGATAGAGTTGGCCTCAGAGATACTTTGAACGGGATCCTTACCTGTTGTAGTAAGAGGTTCTTCTATGAGGATCTCAACATTGCTACATTTGGAATTAGAAATTTCTGGAGCAGAATCTAAAACTGGCGTACTTTGAGGGGCATCTACATTCATCTCGTCATCATGAGACTTGGCATTAGAAGTCTCTGCAGATTCCAGAACTAGTTCACTGTGATGCTTTTCATCATTGCCAGGCTTCGCATTAAGAGTTCCTGGAGAGGAATCTGCAACTGGTGCACTATGGGGTTTTGCAACATTCAGATCACCACAAGCAGGATTGGAAGGAAGACTTTCTGTGATAGAATCGGTACCTGATGCACTACGCAAATCATCAACATTCATTTTATCACAGTGAGTTTTGGCATTCAGAGCTTCTGTAACAGATTCCACAACAAGAATGCTACGAGGAGCTTCGTCATTCATCTCTTCTTTAGGATCCCCAAAAGCCTGAGGAATAGAATCCCTGTCGTTGTCAAGCATTTCGTTGCCCTTAAAGATCACGGAAGGTGTCACACCTAAGGGTGACAACTGTAATCTCTTTGGTTCAGCTGCCTTTCCCGATGATTCAAGCCTCCTGACATAGGCTTTCACATGGTTACCGACATGCCCATTGTAACGATGTTTCTCCAGGAAAATTTTGTGGCAGAATTGAcattcatattttccatccttaaTTATCACTCCATCAGAAATAGATGTGCATAGTCTGGACTTGTTTTTACTCTGATGTGAAGTCAACAGGTGCTGCAGATATGCATCCTTATCAGCATAACTCGTGTTGCATTTGTGACAAACTAAATAATCATTCGCTTCAACCAATGGTAAGCTTTCATCCCGAAATGGGGTTGCTATGTTCTCTTGTTCAGTAAATATAGGTGCTTGAATTGATGCTTGATGGCGAGTGAAATCTTCCTTAGTCTCTCCATCCTTGTGTAGAAGATTTGCAATCTGAAACATATCACATAATCTTACGGAATGAGGCAGAACAGAACAAATGAATCtttcaatggatgataaaacataCTTTTAGCCAGAAAAACATTATATAGCATCTAACTTACCCTTCCAGTTGCCAAGTTTTTTCCCACACCGGTCTCAACACTAGAATAAGGATTTGGCCGAGTTGTATCTTGAGTTCCAAAA
Coding sequences within:
- the LOC113332037 gene encoding uncharacterized protein LOC113332037 isoform X2, with product MAIVDSISSVSKPLHLESLPIIDLRSLSQSELNSLSLCTSNNTFDLTRCDDIIIPKIDRSVFNESAGSKKQTYSRLNFAPPEHELDHHSNNLLRNRRFSSSAGSILPKNPSLQNPNFKSPNYVYDYEKLENKQIVNHLRGLFGFSAEGTRNEDELVSFGNQSKSFDELVVYEEALEEGNGFVLEEEFGFEDGERKRKRGRPKKYEPIRNRNQNEKVLDESKAIVTWTGGDQSKMDREIMNKNGDVVDVAALGTSNDPFGQELRNRTAGLETDDELLGYLRALDGQWASTRKKRKIVDASDFGDHLPKGWKLLLSLKRKEGRVWVYCRRYISPSGHHFLSTKEVSSYLHSVFGTQDTTRPNPYSSVETGVGKNLATGRIANLLHKDGETKEDFTRHQASIQAPIFTEQENIATPFRDESLPLVEANDYLVCHKCNTSYADKDAYLQHLLTSHQSKNKSRLCTSISDGVIIKDGKYECQFCHKIFLEKHRYNGHVGNHVKAYVRRLESSGKAAEPKRLQLSPLGVTPSVIFKGNEMLDNDRDSIPQAFGDPKEEMNDEAPRSILVVESVTEALNAKTHCDKMNVDDLRSASGTDSITESLPSNPACGDLNVAKPHSAPVADSSPGTLNAKPGNDEKHHSELVLESAETSNAKSHDDEMNVDAPQSTPVLDSAPEISNSKCSNVEILIEEPLTTTGKDPVQSISEANSILEGMDVEASAPETHNARYNYGERNGEAPNNIPDRDFVRGPGSAKSNLDEMNVEAPCYGTPDMDIAPETLICKRDSDRASDEAPHNIPVTDSHSGKSNQDKMNVDAPYYNTLDMDSICEDRIPRPNCDLVSVEAPHNVPVNESVPVAADASYCDGKISGEALHSTRVTDPISATFEAKRKLDAVNVGAPESATTDSFLGMLNAKSDHEDVYVGVPQSAPIRYPVQGIFGARYEMNHEASPHITAFTGSIPGNSSAKFNYGGLSAEAPPHCAPFKDSVLRNLNAKSYFDEMNVEAPSCTPATESVSETSTAKSNWGLHLASSYSKQGGGADKLNETLADGYYDKQQNNYATAANKLGEIHDHSNNMFGTFNSLLYSQPMSSSERAGASKASTGDYVFGTSGQSDKYGLHQERFIERVGTSKTSNAEYVYGSASGHNDKCGPQQEAGSESCWLSLSIGHQINDAAASVDEVFSLIPKGSQFSEVKESDNNEPGNFFASRDSARGKDVLTIGSIDEGNLLETLELAKSSNCFPTFNMVSDKVEKVSDFEELRLDDMESSRFSSFMGQGLTDIENSISFDWASILPNMENRPQLTPTVCVWCALVFNIDVTDSATEYNSVGYMCPSCKAKISGHL
- the LOC113332037 gene encoding uncharacterized protein LOC113332037 isoform X1 is translated as MAIVDSISSVSKPLHLESLPIIDLRSLSQSELNSLSLCTSNNTFDLTRCDDIIIPKIDRSVFNESAGSKKQTYSRLNFAPPEHELDHHSNNLLRNRRFSSSAGSILPKNPSLQNPNFKSPNYVYDYEKLENKQIVNHLRGLFGFSAEGTRNEDELVSFGNQSKSFDELVVYEEALEEGNGFVLEEEFGFEDGERKRKRGRPKKYEPIRNRNQNEKVLDESKAIVTWTGGDQSKMDREIMNKNGDVVDVAALGTSNDPFGQELRNRTAGLETDDELLGYLRALDGQWASTRKKRKIVDASDFGDHLPKGWKLLLSLKRKEGRVWVYCRRYISPSGHHFLSTKEVSSYLHSVFGTQDTTRPNPYSSVETGVGKNLATGRIANLLHKDGETKEDFTRHQASIQAPIFTEQENIATPFRDESLPLVEANDYLVCHKCNTSYADKDAYLQHLLTSHQSKNKSRLCTSISDGVIIKDGKYECQFCHKIFLEKHRYNGHVGNHVKAYVRRLESSGKAAEPKRLQLSPLGVTPSVIFKGNEMLDNDRDSIPQAFGDPKEEMNDEAPRSILVVESVTEALNAKTHCDKMNVDDLRSASGTDSITESLPSNPACGDLNVAKPHSAPVADSSPGTLNAKPGNDEKHHSELVLESAETSNAKSHDDEMNVDAPQSTPVLDSAPEISNSKCSNVEILIEEPLTTTGKDPVQSISEANSILEGMDVEASAPETHNARYNYGERNGEAPNNIPDRDFVRGPGSAKSNLDEMNVEAPCYGTPDMDIAPETLICKRDSDRASDEAPHNIPVTDSHSGKSNQDKMNVDAPYYNTLDMDSICEDRIPRPNCDLVSVEAPHNVPVNESVPVAADASYCDGKISGEALHSTRVTDPISATFEAKRKLDAVNVGAPESATTDSFLGMLNAKSDHEDVYVGVPQSAPIRYPVQGIFGARYEMNHEASPHITAFTGSIPGNSSAKFNYGGLSAEAPPHCAPFKDSVLRNLNAKSYFDEMNVEAPSCTPATESVSETSTAKSNWGLHLASSYSKQGGGADKLNETLADGYYDKQQNNYATAANKLGEIHDHSNNMFGTFNSLLYSQPMSSSERAGASKASTGDYVFGTSGQSDKYGLHQERFIERVGTSKTSNAEYVYGSASGHNDKCGPQQEAGSESCWLSLSIGHQINDAAASVDEVFSLIPKGSQFSEVKESDNNEPGNFFASRDSARGKDVLTIGSIDEGNLLETLELAKSSNCFPTFNMVSDKEQGENNMHSVNSRQVEKVSDFEELRLDDMESSRFSSFMGQGLTDIENSISFDWASILPNMENRPQLTPTVCVWCALVFNIDVTDSATEYNSVGYMCPSCKAKISGHL